A window of Paenibacillus phoenicis genomic DNA:
TATGCGATGGAGTCGCGAATCGGCCCGCTGCTTAAACCGGCTTGCGTAATGGTGTACTGCTCGGCATACTCTTTCAGCAGCGCTTCGGCTTCCGCATCGGTAACTTCATTTAGCACCTGCACCAGATCGCCAACGCCATACCCGTTCACCGACCAACCGAATTTGATTTGCGCTTCGACCTTGTCACCTTCGGTCACCGCCACTTCGCGCATGTTATCGCCAAAGCGCGCTACCTTCAGCTGCCGGCTCTCAGCATAAGCGACCGCCGTCCGCATCCAGCCCGCCAGCGACGCACGGACTTCCTCGTCCTCCCAATGCCCGACCACGATTTTGCGGTTGATCCCAAGCCGGGCACCGATATGCCCATACTCGCGGTCACCGTGGGCTGATTGGTTCAGGTTCATGAAATCCATATCGATCGTTTCCCACGGAATATCGCGGTTAAACTGCGTATGGAAGTGCAGCAGCGGTTTTTGCAGTTGGGACAAGCCGGCGATCCACATTTTAGCTGGCGAGAACGTGTGCATCCAAGTGATAATCCCCGCACAAGTCTCGTCGCCATTGGCGGCCAGAATCAGCTTATAGATCTCGTCCGGCGTCGTGACGATCGGTTTAAACACCACCGGGAACCCAATCGCCGGGTCTTTGTCCAGTTGTTCTGCGATAATGCGGGAGTGGCCCGCTACCTCTTCCAGCGTTTCAGGGCCGTATAAATGCTGGCTTCCAGTCACGAACCAAAAAGAATGCGGTTTCAATTTCATGCCAAAGCGCCTCCTTATGAAAAATGATTGCTCATTAACTTGTACATACCATATTGGATTTTCCGACATTCATTCACTAATTGTACGTACAAGTTGAATTACCCTCATTGTACTTCCCTCTGCTTCAATTGACAATAGGGTTCACGAAATTGATATTCGCAAAACACCATCAAGCGCTAGCTAAGATGAACGTAAACAAAAGACAGCCCTCCAAATTGCTACATCTCGTAGGTTAAAATGGATAGTGATAAACCAAACCATTTCAGAGCTACATAGCAAAGGAGAGCTGATACTATGCAGTCTACCACAAAATTCGTCGGTTTAGATGTATCCAAAGAAAAAATTTCGGTTGCAATTGCGGACGCTGGTGGGCAGTCCTCCCGCTATTACGGGAGCATCCCCATACACCGGCAGCGCTGCGCAAACTCATCAAAGAACTGGGGCCGGCACAAAACGGACCTAAAAGACCTTATTTGCCATTACCCGGATATTTCCCGTTGTAACGGACTCCATGGACTTTATTCAGCCTCACGGAGCCCATATAGCTGCTATTTATGCGAAATAAGGGCCCCTCGGTCCGTTAAATTGAAAAATCCTTCAAATTGGCTTGAATAACGTCCCCTGTGTCCGTTACCATCAAGTTCCTTTCGAGGCAGCCTCATCACGCACAAAAACAGCCCCCATGCAACGGGAGTCCGTTTTCGTTCTCTGTACATTTCTACTTTAGTTCTCTCCTCTATTCTAACTCCCTATCACTATCCTACTTGTTCACCACTTACAGCTCCGTTTATTATCCTTTGCCCCTAGCTTCTGCTCTTCCACCCGTTAGCTCAAAATCCCCGGCTGCGGGGTCACGCCAAACGCGGCGGCCAGGTCGCGCAGCTGAGCGTCGGTGATCTTTTGCAGCACCGGGCGGTCGCCAAGCAGCATGTAGATCTGCG
This region includes:
- the araA gene encoding L-arabinose isomerase, giving the protein MKLKPHSFWFVTGSQHLYGPETLEEVAGHSRIIAEQLDKDPAIGFPVVFKPIVTTPDEIYKLILAANGDETCAGIITWMHTFSPAKMWIAGLSQLQKPLLHFHTQFNRDIPWETIDMDFMNLNQSAHGDREYGHIGARLGINRKIVVGHWEDEEVRASLAGWMRTAVAYAESRQLKVARFGDNMREVAVTEGDKVEAQIKFGWSVNGYGVGDLVQVLNEVTDAEAEALLKEYAEQYTITQAGLSSGPIRDSIAYQAKLEIAMKRFLEQGDFGAFTTTFEDLHGLKQLPGLAVQRLMEAGYGFGGEGDWKTAALTRVLKVLANNKSTSFMEDYTYHFEPGNHMILGAHMLEVCPTIAATKPTIEVHPLGIGGKADPARMVFDGQAGPAVNASLVDLGHRFRLLVNVVDGVKVEKLMPKLPVARVLWKPQPSLRESAEAWILAGGAHHTVLSYAITAENLSDWAEMAGIEAVIIDKDTSVPRFKNELRWSDAAYRLR